ATTTGTTTTCCTTGTATTGAGATTCTtttttcttgcttgtgttcaAGCTTTGCGTATGTGTTGTATCTGTCTGTTTCAGGGCTAGTGAAAGAGTTCGACGCACCCTCCAAGTTGATGGGGAGGCCGTCACTCTTTGGCGCCATGGTTCAGGAGTACACAGCGCGCTCTTCTAGCTCGCAGGGAACGGATGATGACACCATATTTTCACCGCAAAGCCGATAGACTTGGAACCACAAAGCTAGGTATATTAGTATACAACACCTGACGAAAGGGGAAATAAATTATCGGAGAGATTTTGCAAGCTTGCAATTGCAAGCACAATGCGTTGTAATTTCCTGTTCACGAGTGGACCGACGTTCATGCAGGCAGAGAACAGACATCAATGAGGTCCCATTTGGACACAGTAGTTTCAATGGATTTTATAGGAGATAGCTCAAAACTCGGAGGATGATTTTTGCATTTTAAGTTATTTGTACATGACCCACAAATCACTAAGAGAGTCTCTCAACTAAGAAACAATAAATATTCTCTCTGGTACAATCAAAATGCTTTTTACTGACGTGAGACTGTGGGAGAAGCTAAGAGACTACTGAAGTGTCAAAATTCGATACCTGGACGTTTCTTGTCCATCAGGATACAATCAAAATTGAAGTGTCCATCAGGATATCTTGTCACTTTTTAATTGAGATTTGTGGAACCGTTCGCTCCTGCTTTTTCACGGGTTTTCAACACCTGGACGTTTCTTACTTGCTAAGAGTCTGTCTTCTGAATCAACACATCAACACGCGTAGCCATGGGAAACCAGCTCCTTACTTGCTAAGAGTGTCTTCCGAGTCaattggagataagagaaagaaaggcAATCAAAGAAATACGGTGAACGAGAGCCTATGGATTTAGTTCCCTTTCCCGTCTGCCTATGGCTAGTCTTCATGCCTCGACCTTGGTTCGGTGGCATAATCATCTCTGTTGCTGGCTGCAAAAGCTTAGATAAAAGAAAGGTGAGTATACACTCTGCACacagaagaacaaaaaaaattggttgCTTCACAAGAATTATTTTGTAATAAAACTCTGATGCTACATATGACCGCAAGTGTCCAACCTCGAGAGTCATATAGGTGAAATTTCCATTTATATACTTTTAAGATGAATATTCTGATATGGACAGTCTCTAATAGAACACAAGTCCCACAAGAGCTAAGCCCTTAGTCCCATGAGTAACAACAATCTTGACTTACTTAGTATGATCACTCTATCCATCACCGATTACTCTATTTTATACAAGAGTCACTCTTCATGAATAACTCAAACACAGTCTAAGATCAATACGTGAACTTGGATCGGTACAATATATTTACTATCATAACACTAGCATTTTACGagattaaataaaataaaacaacatATAATACGTATCATAAAAATACTCATGCAGAtatcaaaataaaaacaaggTAAGAGCATGTGCTACTTTTTCGCGGTATACTTCATCGACTTTGCAGATATCCCTATTTTTGTATCATAAAATAGTAGGCAAGTCGTGTATAAATTCTCGACAGTTGACCAAACTGCTGTCGGATCAGACAAGCAGACCCTGAGTTGGGTAATAGCCATACGTCTATTCTTGCATTGATTATTCTTAGATCATAAAGTACAATGCTCAAGGAGCGCCGCGAGGAGAGCGAGAGAACGAAGTGGATGAGTCTAATTTTAAGAACTAGGTAGATTTTGGTTTCTTTAAGGCTTAAGATCTAGTCAACTAAGAGATTGCTTCTGTCATGGATCTTCGATGTGTATTGGTCTTTTACTCGACTAGTCTTTAGAGCTTCGTGACTTTAGAGATATGAAGACGCGGCTTATTTGTGCTTCGATTGCGATTTGCGATTGTGGATTGATTATGTTCGATCGCTTATTCGATGCATTGAACATATCCCTCTTCCCGTCTTATATAGTTAGGGAATCAGGAAATGATCTCACTTTCTACTCGGATAATTAGGCTCCTAAATATCTATGAATCTTTCTCAAATAGGTGATATCTTCTGTATCTGGAACGAGTAGTTTTCAAGTATATCATCTGCATAACTTACTCCTTGACAACCCCGACTAGTCCCGTATTGAGTAAGATGTGATTGATCCTCGTATATATTTTATAGATATACAGAATACATAAAATacataatattaattataattATATATCCCGTCACCAACACAAAACTACCTCCCTATTCTCCTTGCTACGTGTTCAGAGCTGGCTTGCTGTTTAGCGTGTGCATGCGCTCTTAAGCTTGGCCACCACCCCGCGGAACTTTTCGGGGTTAATTGGAGAAACGAAAAGGCAATCAAAGAAAACGCGCGGTCAAAAAAAGGACGGTGAATTCGACGCCGGTACGGTTCCGCCGGCCGGACGGAGGAATCGGTGTCCAGTTCGACGCCGGTACTGTCCCACAAGTCCACACGTCGCGGCGACGTCCCCACAAGTCCACACGTTCCGACAGAGGACACTGCCCGGTGAGCCAGTCACATCATTTACTGCCTCGCGACAAGTGGGACCCAGTCCGGCGACTCCCATCTCCTCTGCTTCTCCGACAAAAGTAACCCACCACGCCGCCGCATCTTCACGCCGCGGCGACGTCCCGAATGTGACGCAATCCACCACCACCCGCCATCATGTCAGCTTCCTCCTCCGCCCTCCCGTGGTGGCTCTCCACCACCGCctgctccccgccgccgccgtcgcactCCATCCCCGGCCGCCtcgccttcctcttcctctccccctGCCCGCAGCGCGCGCTCCTCGCCGCCCtcgacctcctcttcctcctcgctgCACTCTCCCTCGCCCTCCGCGCCCGCCTCTCCCGCCGCCCCACCACAGGCAGCAGCCTCGACTTCCACTACCACGCGCGGGAGCCCCTCCTCGACaaacccaccaccaccaccaccgaccAGCCGCGCCCCCGCAGCGGGGGCTTCCGGCACGGGCTCGCGCTCGCGGCGTCCACGGCCCACGCGGCTGTTTCTCTCGTGCTGCTCGTCCTCGCGCTCCTTCGCCTCCGGGGGAGGACGGTGTGGGTCGCGGCGGAGTGCGCCTTTCTCGCCGCGCACGCCGTCGCGCACCTCGCGGCCACGGGGGTCATCGCGGCAGAGAAGAAGGCCGCGGTGCGGGCCCACCCGGTTCACCTCAGGCTCTTCTGGCTCGGCACGGGGGCTTTCGCCGCGCTATTCTCCGGGGGCGCGGCCGCGCGCTACGCCGCCGGGGAGCCGCTCGTCCCCGATGACCCGCTCGCGTTCGCGTGGCTAGCGCTGTCGCTCCCGTTGCTGTACTTCTCGGTCACTGGATCCACCGGTCTCGGCGACGCGGCGGCAACCGGTGTTTCCGATGACCATGCCGCAGCGGCGGAGGAGACGTACGCGACGGCTTCGTGGCTCTCGCTCGCGACGTTTGGTTGGATCGATCCACTCATCGCCAAGGGCGCCAGGGCGGCGCTTGCGGCAGAGGACGTCCCGCCGGTGGCGCCGGCCGACACCGCCGAATTGGCGTACGCGCTGTTCGTCTCCAACTGGCCCACGCCGGCGCCGGGGTCCAAGGCCGAGCGCCCGGTGCTCACTGCGCTGCTGCGGTCCTTCTGGCCGCAATTCTTGTTCACCGCGGTGTTGGGGTTGGCGCACCTCTCGGTCATGTACATCGGCCCGTCGCTCGTGGACAGGTTCGTTGAGTTCGTGCGCCACGGTGGGGAGGTCACGGAGGGGCTGCAGATGGTCGCCGTCCTGCTCGTCGGTAAGGCGGCCGAGACGCTGGCGTCGCACCACTACGAGTTCCAGGGGCAGAAGCTGGGGATGCGCATCCGCGCCGCGCTGCTCGCGGCCGTGTACCGCAAGTCGCTGCGGCTGTCCACGGGCGCGCGGCGAGCGCATGGTGCCGGCGTGATCGTGAACTACATGGAGGTGGACGCCGAGGAGGTGGCCAACGTCACGCACGAGCTCCACAGCCTGTGGCTGATGCCGTTGCAGATCGCCGTGGCGCTCGCCCTGCTCTACACCCACCTCGGCCCCGCCGTGCTCACTGCGGTCGCTGCGATCGCCGTGGTCACCGTGGTCGTGGCCCTCGCCAACAAGCGCAACCTGGAGTATCAGTTCAAGTTCCTCGGCAAGCGCGACGAGCGCATGAAGGCCATCACCGAGTTGCTCAACTACATGCGCGTGATCAAGCTGCAGGCGTGGGAGGAGATGTTCGGGGACAAGATCCGCGAACTCCGGGAGGCCGAGCTCGGGTGGCTAGCCAAGTCCATGTACTTCATGTGCGCCAACACTGTCGTGCTCTGGAGCGGGCCGCTTGCCATGGCCGTGCTCGTGTTCGGCACGTGCGTGCTGACTGGCGTCGAGCTTGACGCCGGCAAGGTGTTCACGGCCACCGCGTTCTTCAGAATGCTTGATGGACCTATGCAGAGCTTCCCCGAGGCGATTGCTGCTGTGACACAGGCAACTGTGTCTCTTGGCAGGCTTGACAGGTACCTGCTTGACGCGGAGCTCGATGACTCAGTGGTAGAGCGCGTGGATGACACTGGCATTGGCGCAGGCAATTTGGTTGTGGGGGTGTGTGACGGCGTTTTTGCGTGGGACGTGAGGGGCAAGAAAGGGAACGGAGAGGGTGAGGACGATGACAATGACAACGAAAGTGAGGAGAAAGATGTGGAAGGGACACCGGTGCTGGAGACGGTGCTGAAGGGGATCAACGTGGAGGTAAGGAAGGGCGAGCTTGTGGCGGTGGTCGGGATGGTTGGCTCCGGCAAGTCATCGCTGCTGTCCTGCATAATGGGGGAGATGGAGAAGGTCTCCGGCACGGTGTGTGATATTCTATTACAAAGCATACATCATTAGCAGCAATAACATGCCATACATCATTAGCAACAGTTACATGCATTTGCTCGTTGGTTTGGGTTGGAAGGGATGAAGTTATGCAATTAAATTGCCAATCCAACTCGTAAGGTACTCTGCTTCGTTTGACATACCAGTCTGGAGCCCTTCGGATGTACAACCACCATATGTTTGATGAAATGCCTCTCTGGGTCTGACATGATCTGTATTGCTTTAAGTCTACTTAATGTTTGACTGAACGCCCAACCATCAATTCTACTGCCAGTTTCCAATTTTGGGTAGTGTAAAGGTTTTCTTTCCAATTGTGTGGGAAAAAATACTTTTATGTCTAGAGACTGACATGCTCTTACTGTCTTGAAACTTCCTTATTGACTAAGGTATCGTTGATATAATTGCTAGTAGTTTTTGATTATGTGCCTTATGGTTAGACTTCCGTTGTTGGCTTTCTGGAACATTCTATGAAGTAAAAGAAGTTTGTTCATGATGGATAAGCCATGATATatactcaaaaaaaatatcttcCCACAAAGCATAACATTGCGATAAACTTTCCTTAGTGCAAATTCATAGAACAAGCATTAGAAAGTCTATACAGTTATATGATTTGAAGCATGTTTTGCATTTTCCAGATAAATACTGTAACCTGTACACTATTTTGTTTCTTATACTCTTGTGCCTGTTTGCTTAATTCTTTGCTTCTGTATAGGTTAGGGTATGTGGGAGCACTGCATATGTTGCACAGACTGCTTGGATCCAGAATGGAACCATTCAAGAGAATATCTTATTTGGACAGCTGATGCATGCTGAAAGATATAAAGAAGTTATACGATCTTGCTGCCTCGAAAAAGATTTGGAAATGATGGAATTTGGCGACCAGACTGAAATAGGAGAGCGAGGAATCAATCTCAGTGGCGGGCAGAAACAGCGTATTCAGCTTGCCAGAGCAGTTTATCAAAATTGTGATATATATCTTCTTGATGATGTCTTCAGTGCTGTTGATGCACATACTGGTTCAAATATCTTTAAggtattttttttggtttctaaTAATTTTCAAGCATATATGCCCTTACAACATTGTTTGCAGAATTCAAGTTGTTACAAGCTGGGTGGGTTGTTAATGAATGAAGAAAGATTGTAATTTGTGAGAGGCTATACTATTTCCATAAAAAAATAGGTGAAACACATCCAGTCTAAAAATGGTATTATCCAATTTAAGCTGTTCTTCATACTTATTTTGTGacataaaaccaatttttctcAGTAGATTTGTCACATATATTGCACTAAATACTAATTATGCATTAGACATAAGCTAATGTCGTGATTAACTAAGTTTTTTAATCCGTACCTATTAAATTAGTAGTGACGGGAAATGGTGTATGACAGTTAGTCCAATTAATTGTTTTTCAGCAGGTTTAGCTCTCCATAAGTTGTATAGTCAAGGGTGTTTTCAAGTGACATAATTTTGGCCCTTTATGATGGTCTTGAactcttcttttttcctctctcaaatttgatatgaaagagGTGATTTTTCGGTAGGGATAAATACTTGAGAAATACATATGAATGATGTGGTTCTATGTTGttccaaacaaaaataaatgaattTTAAATTGGCTGCTAATGGGATTTGGAAGGATGAAATGATACTTGATTTCTCTTGATGTATTACAATCATTGATGGAAAAAGAACCGTACTTCTTATTTTTATCTTTATTTTGCAACAGCATGATTGTTTAACCACGATATTTTGTACAGCCATTACAACAGTGACCTTTCTTTTACAGGAGTGTCTAAGGGGCACACTTAAGGGACAGACCATCATACTTGTAACACACCAAGTGGATTTCTTGCATAATGTGGACAATATAATTGTAAGTTAGATGCTACACCCTTGCAATAACTTGTCAGGCGATATGcattctttttggaaaaaaatcttGTGTAGAAAGCTTTACCAACAATTGGCCTTGATGTCAATTCTTATTTGagtaaatttcgcaaaactaTAGATAGATTGGTCAAATTATTGCACAACTAAAGATTTAATGACAGTCATCATAAAGCAATAGATCTAGTGCtaattttatcacaaaactacagattttaCAATCTCCCCTTCCCATCTCTGTTTGCTGACAACTGGGCCCCGCATGTAGTGACACAAAGATGTAAGGACATTTATCAGGGAACTATAGATTTAGTGCcaattttatcacaaaactgcAGATTTAGTTTGGGAGGTCACAAAATCTTAGTTCTGTGATAAAAACCGGCATTCAATCTGTAGTTCTTTGATAAATGctcttaaatatgtagttttgcgaaatttactCTTCCTATTTTGGTTCCTGTTCATGTATGCTCTATCACAGATATTTGCTGATACCATTACTTATCAGCATATTCTGATACTATGAGTATCTAGCAAGAAGTTTTTTTCCCCCAAAAGTTGCAAGCAAAATTCCAACGATTATCTGATACAATCAATAAAACCATATCATAGTTTTGTTCTTTTGTAGACCTGAAATGTCTAAAGATTGGAGTTGATTCAGCAAAAGAATGATCACATTTCTAATTCTAATTCATCACTATCTATTCCTTCTAGGAGACATTTGTATTTTGACAGAGACTTTTGGACACAATGCTAGATTTTGGACACATGACTCTTTTATCCTTTTTGCCCATGTGGAAATATGCAGGTCATGAGAGATGGTATGATCATGCAGTCGGGAAAGTATGATGAGTTACTAGAAGCAGGCTCAGATTTTGCAGCTCTTGTTGCTGCTCATGACAGTTCAATGGAACAGGTGGATCAAAGCCGGCAATTAGAGAAAACAGAACATTCTCAGCCTGCTGCAGTAATTAGAATCCCTTCTCTTCGCtccagatccattggaaagggtgAGAAGCTGGTCGTTGCACCAGACATAGAAGGAGCCACTTCGAAGATCATACAAGAAGAGAAAAGGGAGAGTGGTCAAGTGAGTTGGCGAGTGTACAAGCTATACATGACAGAGGCTTGGGGTTGGTGGGGGGTTGGGGCCATGCTTGCTTTTGCATTGATATGGCAAGGTTCTGATATGGCTAGCGACTATTGGCTATCGTACGAAACGTCAGGCAGCATTCCATTTAACCCATCCTTATTCATTGGAGTTTATGTGTCTATAGCTGTTTTTTCAATAGTCCTTCAAGTAATCAAGACTCTCCTTGAGACAGTTTTGGGACTTCAAACAGCTCAGATATTTTTCAAAAAGATGTTTGACAGCATTCTGCGTGCTCCAATGTCATTTTTTGATACCACTCCTTCAGGAAGGATTCTCAGTCGGGTAAATCTTTTCATTTGGTTACAACTTCATTAGGATGACTTCTGAATTGAATATACATTCCTCAGAAAACCTTAATGCCCCTTTGTTAATCTGAATTGGTGAAAACAATTCTAAACCATGTTAGCATAGGTTCAAGGAGTATGACCTTCTAAACTGTTTAGTGTGTACTGCTTGTACTCTGATTCTCTGAGATTTATAAAAGAAAGTGTACATTTTAATTTAAGGCCTGGAAGGAGTGATATTCTTCCACTGATATGGTATATCCCTGTTCTATTTTCAGGCATCATCTGACCAAACAACCATTGATGTCGTGCTGGCCTTTTTTGTTGGTCTGACAATTTCAATGTACATTTCAGTATTCAGCACCATAATTGTTACTTGTCAGGTCGCTTGGCCATCAGTTATAGCTGTAGTTCCACTTCTACTATTGAACATTTGGTACAGGGTATGCTCTGACTGCTGGAATTCATCTCATACACCTTAGCTAGTTTTGTTCATGGAAAACATAATTCTTACTGTAAGTTGCAATATTCTCCTTATTTCTGTAGAATCGCTATCTTGCCACTTCTCGGGAGTTAACTCGACTTGAAGGAGTAACAAATGCACCAGTTATTGATCACTTCTCAGAGACTGTTCTAGGTGCTACAACCATAAGATGTttcaaaaaggagaaagaatttTTCCAGGAGAATATAGACAAAATTAATTCAAGTTTGCGCATGTACTTCCACAACTATGCAGCAAACGAATGGCTTGGGTTCCGACTGGAGCTGATTGGAACACTCGTATTGTCAATAACTGCTTTTCTCATGATCAGCTTGCCCAGTAATTTTATCAAGAAAGGTACCAATTGAGTATATATAAGATTTGACATCTCTTTTAGCATAGAAAAGTAGCCATATATGTTCGTAAAAAGAAGAGCCATATAATCTCAGGAGAAAGGTACCAATTGCTGCTTGCCCCTAACAGCTTCATTAATCAGAAACCAATAATCCAAGAATAATGTAATgctttttgaatttaaaatggTAGAGTTATGTCCTTTTGTTCTTTTAGTCTGCCTGGATGTTGGTTTTGAAGACATATACATGATTGCTATGTCTCATTTGATCTTTTTGCTTGATGATCAATGATAATGTTTTTTAAATTGGTATAGCTGATAATTAGTCTCTTTAGATTTATGATCATGAGCTTTTCATAGGCCTGAGGAACTGATGTCTGCTATGTTGTTGCAGAATTTGTTGGTATGTCTCTTTCGTATGGCCTTTCCCTCAATTCTCTGGTGTACTTTGCAATATCCATTAGCTGTATGTTAGAAAATGATATGGTTGCTgtggagagggtaaatcagttCAGCACTCTTCCTTCTGAGGCGGCATGGAAAATAGAAGACCATCTTCCTTCTC
This genomic window from Phragmites australis chromosome 7, lpPhrAust1.1, whole genome shotgun sequence contains:
- the LOC133923923 gene encoding ABC transporter C family member 4-like; the protein is MSASSSALPWWLSTTACSPPPPSHSIPGRLAFLFLSPCPQRALLAALDLLFLLAALSLALRARLSRRPTTGSSLDFHYHAREPLLDKPTTTTTDQPRPRSGGFRHGLALAASTAHAAVSLVLLVLALLRLRGRTVWVAAECAFLAAHAVAHLAATGVIAAEKKAAVRAHPVHLRLFWLGTGAFAALFSGGAAARYAAGEPLVPDDPLAFAWLALSLPLLYFSVTGSTGLGDAAATGVSDDHAAAAEETYATASWLSLATFGWIDPLIAKGARAALAAEDVPPVAPADTAELAYALFVSNWPTPAPGSKAERPVLTALLRSFWPQFLFTAVLGLAHLSVMYIGPSLVDRFVEFVRHGGEVTEGLQMVAVLLVGKAAETLASHHYEFQGQKLGMRIRAALLAAVYRKSLRLSTGARRAHGAGVIVNYMEVDAEEVANVTHELHSLWLMPLQIAVALALLYTHLGPAVLTAVAAIAVVTVVVALANKRNLEYQFKFLGKRDERMKAITELLNYMRVIKLQAWEEMFGDKIRELREAELGWLAKSMYFMCANTVVLWSGPLAMAVLVFGTCVLTGVELDAGKVFTATAFFRMLDGPMQSFPEAIAAVTQATVSLGRLDRYLLDAELDDSVVERVDDTGIGAGNLVVGVCDGVFAWDVRGKKGNGEGEDDDNDNESEEKDVEGTPVLETVLKGINVEVRKGELVAVVGMVGSGKSSLLSCIMGEMEKVSGTVRVCGSTAYVAQTAWIQNGTIQENILFGQLMHAERYKEVIRSCCLEKDLEMMEFGDQTEIGERGINLSGGQKQRIQLARAVYQNCDIYLLDDVFSAVDAHTGSNIFKECLRGTLKGQTIILVTHQVDFLHNVDNIIVMRDGMIMQSGKYDELLEAGSDFAALVAAHDSSMEQVDQSRQLEKTEHSQPAAVIRIPSLRSRSIGKGEKLVVAPDIEGATSKIIQEEKRESGQVSWRVYKLYMTEAWGWWGVGAMLAFALIWQGSDMASDYWLSYETSGSIPFNPSLFIGVYVSIAVFSIVLQVIKTLLETVLGLQTAQIFFKKMFDSILRAPMSFFDTTPSGRILSRASSDQTTIDVVLAFFVGLTISMYISVFSTIIVTCQVAWPSVIAVVPLLLLNIWYRNRYLATSRELTRLEGVTNAPVIDHFSETVLGATTIRCFKKEKEFFQENIDKINSSLRMYFHNYAANEWLGFRLELIGTLVLSITAFLMISLPSNFIKKEFVGMSLSYGLSLNSLVYFAISISCMLENDMVAVERVNQFSTLPSEAAWKIEDHLPSPNWPTHGDIDIKDLKVRYRPNTPLILKGINVSINGGEKIGVVGRTGSGKSTLIQALFRLVEPAEGKMIIDGIDICTLGLHDLRSRFGIIPQEPVLFEGTIRSNIDPIGQYSDTEIWQALERCQLKDVVVSKPEKLDAPVADSGENWSVGQRQLLCLSRVMLKQAQILFMDEATASVDSQTDATIQKITRQEFSSCTIISIAHRIPTVMDCDRVLVLDAGLVKEFDAPLRLIEQPSLFGAMVQEYATRSSNL